A window from Roseburia sp. 499 encodes these proteins:
- a CDS encoding response regulator transcription factor: MAKKVLVVDDEKLIVKGIRFSLEQDGMEVDCAYDGEEALKMATDNKYDMILLDIMLPKMDGFQVCQQIREFSQVPIVMLTAKGDDMDKILGLEYGADDYITKPFNILEVKARIKAIMRRTSQNHPKEEEQKVIENGDLKLDCESRRLFILGKEINLTAKEFDLLELLVLNPNKVYSRENLLNMVWGYEYPGDVRTVDVHVRRLREKIEKNPSEPRYVHTKWGVGYYYQG; the protein is encoded by the coding sequence ATGGCGAAGAAGGTTCTTGTAGTAGATGATGAAAAATTGATTGTAAAGGGAATTCGTTTTAGTCTGGAACAAGACGGAATGGAAGTAGATTGTGCTTATGATGGAGAAGAAGCATTGAAGATGGCTACAGATAATAAGTATGATATGATTTTACTGGATATCATGTTGCCGAAGATGGATGGTTTTCAAGTGTGCCAGCAGATTCGTGAGTTTTCTCAGGTTCCCATTGTTATGCTGACAGCAAAGGGAGATGATATGGATAAGATTCTAGGGTTGGAATATGGTGCAGATGATTACATAACGAAACCTTTTAACATTCTTGAAGTAAAGGCAAGAATTAAAGCAATTATGCGAAGAACATCACAGAATCATCCGAAGGAAGAAGAGCAGAAAGTGATTGAAAACGGAGATTTGAAGCTGGACTGCGAGAGCCGCCGATTGTTTATTCTGGGAAAGGAAATCAATCTGACAGCCAAGGAATTTGATTTATTGGAACTTCTGGTATTGAACCCGAACAAGGTATACAGTAGAGAAAATTTGTTAAATATGGTCTGGGGATATGAATATCCGGGAGATGTAAGAACGGTAGATGTACATGTAAGACGTTTGCGTGAAAAAATCGAAAAGAACCCAAGTGAACCGCGATATGTCCATACTAAATGGGGTGTAGGATACTATTATCAAGGGTAG
- a CDS encoding helix-hairpin-helix domain-containing protein, with protein MKRNRIYIIMLSFCMSVLVGCRQEPKIETQQAEVSEETQEAEEAKTVASGEKIYVQVSGAVASPGVYELAEGSRIFEAIELAGGVTEEADASQVNQAQKVADGDMIYIRYQGEIEAEEVSKEQQEDGKVNLNTATEEQLMTLPGIGQAKAKSIIAWREENGNFTQVEDLMKIEGIKEGVFSKIKDNIKVN; from the coding sequence ATGAAAAGGAATAGAATATATATTATAATGTTATCTTTCTGCATGAGTGTTTTGGTAGGCTGTAGACAAGAGCCAAAGATAGAGACACAGCAGGCAGAGGTATCGGAAGAGACACAGGAAGCGGAAGAAGCAAAGACCGTTGCATCCGGAGAGAAGATTTATGTTCAGGTATCTGGAGCAGTGGCTTCTCCAGGGGTGTATGAGTTGGCTGAGGGAAGCCGCATTTTTGAGGCAATTGAACTAGCAGGCGGAGTAACGGAGGAAGCAGATGCCAGCCAGGTAAATCAAGCACAGAAGGTTGCAGATGGTGACATGATTTACATAAGGTATCAGGGTGAGATAGAAGCTGAAGAAGTGTCCAAAGAGCAGCAGGAGGATGGAAAAGTGAATCTGAATACTGCCACAGAAGAACAACTAATGACATTGCCGGGAATTGGTCAGGCAAAGGCGAAGAGTATTATTGCCTGGCGAGAGGAAAACGGTAATTTTACCCAAGTTGAAGATTTGATGAAGATAGAAGGAATCAAGGAGGGTGTGTTTTCCAAGATAAAGGATAACATTAAAGTTAATTGA
- a CDS encoding DMT family transporter, translating into MIGIFIALLSGALMSVQGVFNTEVSKSTSIWVSNSWVQFSALVVCLVTWLFTDRKSFAGILEMEPKYMLFGGVIGAFITYTVVKSMAALGPAQAVMLIVVSQLIVAYIIEVFGIFGVDKQPFEWRRLLGMAVCIGGIILFKWE; encoded by the coding sequence ATGATTGGAATTTTTATTGCTCTTTTATCTGGGGCACTGATGAGTGTACAAGGAGTATTTAATACAGAGGTAAGTAAAAGCACAAGTATATGGGTAAGTAACAGTTGGGTGCAGTTTTCAGCGTTAGTGGTTTGTCTGGTGACATGGTTATTTACAGATCGTAAGAGTTTTGCCGGAATATTGGAGATGGAGCCAAAGTACATGCTTTTTGGAGGTGTCATTGGAGCGTTTATTACTTATACTGTGGTAAAGAGTATGGCTGCTCTTGGGCCGGCACAGGCTGTAATGCTGATTGTGGTATCGCAGTTGATTGTAGCATATATTATAGAAGTATTTGGAATTTTTGGAGTGGACAAACAGCCTTTTGAATGGAGAAGACTTTTGGGAATGGCGGTTTGTATAGGGGGAATTATCCTGTTTAAATGGGAATAA
- a CDS encoding aspartate aminotransferase family protein, with the protein MESNILMERSESRILHTYNRYKVVLDHGEGVYLYDIEGKKYLDFAAGIAVQALGYGNEEYNNALKNQIDKLLHTSNLYYNQPIAEAAEKLCAVSGLERAFFTNSGAEAIEGALKSAKKYAYEKDGCTDHEIIAMEHSFHGRTLGALSVTGNAHYREPFEPLPGIVKFAEFNNLESVKALVNKKTCAIIMETVQGEGGIYPAEKEFLAGVKKICEENDILLILDEIQCGMGRTGAMFAWQNYGIQPDIMTCAKALGCGVPVGAFVMTQKVADGSLKPGDHGTTYGGNPFVGAAVSKVFDIFEEKNLVEHVKEISVYLEEQLDKLVEEYNFVTARRGMGLMQGLELTIPVGEVSAKALEYGLIVITAGSNVLRFVPPLVIEKEHVDEMIEKLKKVFCEFK; encoded by the coding sequence ATGGAATCGAATATATTGATGGAACGGTCAGAAAGCCGTATTTTACATACATATAATCGTTACAAGGTGGTTTTAGACCATGGCGAAGGCGTATATCTTTATGATATAGAAGGAAAAAAGTATCTGGACTTTGCAGCTGGAATAGCTGTTCAGGCATTAGGATATGGAAACGAAGAATATAATAATGCATTAAAAAATCAGATTGATAAGTTATTACATACTTCTAATTTGTATTATAATCAGCCTATTGCAGAAGCGGCAGAAAAGCTTTGTGCGGTTTCAGGACTTGAACGTGCATTTTTTACCAATAGTGGTGCAGAAGCCATCGAAGGAGCATTAAAATCAGCGAAGAAATATGCTTATGAAAAGGATGGATGTACGGACCATGAAATTATTGCTATGGAGCATTCTTTCCATGGAAGAACATTGGGAGCACTTTCTGTTACAGGAAATGCTCATTATAGAGAACCTTTTGAACCATTACCTGGAATTGTAAAATTCGCTGAATTTAATAATTTAGAGAGTGTAAAAGCCTTGGTTAATAAAAAGACCTGTGCAATTATTATGGAAACCGTACAGGGAGAAGGCGGTATTTATCCGGCAGAAAAAGAGTTTTTGGCAGGAGTGAAGAAAATCTGTGAGGAAAACGATATTTTACTGATTCTGGATGAAATTCAGTGTGGTATGGGAAGAACGGGAGCAATGTTTGCATGGCAAAATTATGGTATTCAGCCGGATATTATGACCTGTGCGAAAGCATTGGGCTGTGGAGTTCCTGTTGGAGCCTTTGTTATGACACAGAAGGTGGCAGATGGTTCGTTAAAGCCGGGAGATCATGGAACTACTTATGGTGGTAATCCTTTTGTAGGGGCAGCGGTCAGCAAGGTATTTGATATTTTTGAAGAAAAGAATCTGGTAGAACATGTAAAAGAAATCTCTGTTTATCTGGAAGAACAACTGGATAAATTAGTAGAAGAATACAACTTTGTAACTGCCCGTAGAGGTATGGGGCTGATGCAGGGATTGGAGCTTACTATTCCGGTGGGAGAGGTTAGTGCTAAGGCTTTAGAATATGGTCTGATTGTCATTACGGCCGGAAGCAATGTACTTCGTTTTGTTCCACCACTTGTCATTGAAAAAGAACATGTAGATGAGATGATAGAAAAATTGAAAAAAGTATTTTGCGAATTCAAGTAA